In the Gasterosteus aculeatus chromosome X, fGasAcu3.hap1.1, whole genome shotgun sequence genome, one interval contains:
- the LOC120809503 gene encoding solute carrier family 23 member 2, whose product MRLTTEEKVELGLKEQGTVNPAFGDKDNDEAPQLAPDIAEPQTEALDEALDKGPDLVYALNDRPPWYLCILLGFQHYILAFGGIIAVPLILAEPLCIKDNNVAKSQLISTIFFVSGLCTILQTALGTRLPILQGGTFSFITPTLAILALPKWQCPAPKDSVTAPTPLQNSTGLPENDNSDEVWMSRMREIQGAILVSSLLQIVLGFSGLVGLVLKYIGPLAIAPTINLIGLSLFIEAGKKSGGHWGIAALTVCLILLFSQYLSKVNVPMIAYKDKKWKVFQYPLFKLFSALFGMCGAWLVCFLLTIFDVFPAKSDEYGFSARTDISLDAVTNSPWFHVPYPGQWGMPTVSVSSVLGMTAGVLASTMESIGDYYACARLCGAPPPPTHAINRGIAVEGIGCILAALWGTGNGTTSYSQNIAALGITKVGSRLVLQTAGILMIILGIFGKFGAVFITIPDPVIGGMFLVMFGMIAAVGISNLQYVDLNSSRNLLILGFSTFSGLVLPTWFHSNPGIIDTGMKELDQVIVVLFTTHMFIGGFFGFVLDNTIPGTEKERGIKSWQDEAQQGSKNLCDESCYDIPYLNSVFKRFKCFQYLPFLPSYKTRR is encoded by the exons ATGCGCCTCACGACGGAGGAGAAAGTAGAGTTGGGACTGAAGGAGCAGGGGACAGTCAACCCGGCGTTCGGG GACAAAGACAACGATGAAGCGCCGCAGCTCGCCCCGGACATCGCCGAGCCGCAGACGGAGGCCCTGGACGAGGCCCTGGACAAAGGGCCCGATCTGGTCTATGCCCTCAACGACCGGCCGCCCTGGTACCTGTGCATCCTGCTCGGCTTCCAG CACTACATCCTGGCGTTTGGGGGCATCATTGCAGTCCCGCTGATCCTGGCCGAGCCCCTCTGCATCAAGGACAACAACGTCGCCAAAAGCCAGCTCATCTCCACCATATTCTTCGTGTCAGGATTATGTACGATACTGCAGACGGCTCTGGGTACCAG GCTACCGATCCTGCAGGGCGGGACGTTCAGTTTCATCACGCCGACCCTGGCCATCCTCGCCCTCCCCAAGTGGCAATGTCCGGCGCCAAAAGACTCCGTGACGGCCCCCACACCGCTGCAGAACAGCACGGGCCTGCCGGAGAATGACAACTCTGATGAGGTCTGGATGTCACGGATGCGTGAG ATCCAGGGAGCCATCCTGGTGTCCTCTCTGCTCCAGATCGTCCTGGGCTTTTCGGGGCTGGTGGGTCTGGTTCTGAAATACATCGGCCCGCTGGCCATTGCCCCGACCATCAACCTCATCGGCCTGTCCCTGTTCATTGAAGCCGGGAAGAAGTCCGGAGGTCACTGGGGGATCGCTGCTCT CACGGTGTGTCTGATCCTGCTCTTCTCGCAATATCTCAGCAAAGTCAATGTTCCCATGATTGCTTACAAGGACAAGAAGTGGAAGGTTTTCCAGTATCCTCTCTTCAAGCTCTTCTCT GCTTTGTTCGGGATGTGCGGCGCCTGGCTTGTCTGCTTCTTGCTGACCATCTTTGACGTCTTCCCCGCAAAGTCCGATGAGTACGGCTTCTCGGCCAGGACCGACATCAGCCTGGACGCCGTCACCAACTCCCCATGGTTCCACGTGCCTTACCCGG GTCAATGGGGTATGCCCACAGTGAGCGTGTCTTCGGTGCTGGGCATGACGGCGGGGGTCTTGGCATCCACCATGGAATCAATCGGCGACTACTACGCTTGCGCTCGCCTGTGCGGCGCCCCCCCTCCGCCGACTCACGCCATAAACCGAGGCATCGCGGTGGAGGGCATCGGCTGCATCCTGGCCGCGCTGTGGGGAACTGGAAACGGCACCACCTCCTACAGCCAGAACATCGCCGCACTCGGTATCACCAAG GTTGGCAGCAGACTGGTCCTCCAGACGGCCGGGATTCTGATGATCATCCTGGGGATCTTTGGGAAATTCGGAGCAGTTTTTATCACCATCCCAGACCCGGTCATCGGAGGCATGTTCCTCGTAATGTTTGGAATGATCGCAGCAGTGGGAATATCCAACCTCCAG taTGTTGACCTGAACTCGTCCCGTAACCTGCTCATCCTCGGCTTCTCTACCTTCAGCGGTCTCGTTTTACCGACCTGGTTTCACTCCAACCCCGGCATCATTGACACAG GGATGAAAGAGCTGGACCAAGTGATCGTGGTGCTCTTCACCACACACATGTTCATCGGAGGATTCTTTGGGTTCGTGCTGGACAACACCATTCCAG gcaCCGAAAAAGAGCGGGGCATCAAAAGCTGGCAAGACGAAGCGCAACAGGGAAGCAAAAACCTGTGTGACGAGTCGTGCTATGACATCCCGTACTTAAACAGTGTTTTTAAGCGATTTAAATGTTTCCAGTACTTGCCCTTCCTCCCTTCTTATAAGACCAGGCGATAG